The Pedobacter roseus genome contains a region encoding:
- a CDS encoding cupin domain-containing protein yields the protein MNFKELSNKALISDNDIDWEDLGAGVKRKIMAYDDNLMLVKVAFEKDAIGTIHNHPHLQMSYVAKGSFEVSMGDDKKILNEGDVFFAPSNVYHGVVCLEAGLLVDIFNPHREDFLK from the coding sequence ATGAATTTCAAAGAGTTAAGCAACAAAGCATTAATTTCGGATAACGATATCGACTGGGAAGATTTAGGAGCAGGCGTTAAACGTAAAATTATGGCTTATGATGATAACCTTATGCTGGTTAAAGTAGCATTTGAAAAAGATGCCATTGGCACCATTCATAATCACCCTCATTTACAGATGAGCTATGTTGCCAAAGGAAGTTTTGAAGTAAGCATGGGCGATGATAAGAAAATCTTAAATGAAGGTGATGTTTTCTTTGCCCCATCAAACGTTTATCATGGTGTTGTTTGTTTAGAAGCGGGATTATTGGTTGATATTTTTAATCCGCACAGGGAAGATTTTTTGAAATAA
- a CDS encoding DUF4230 domain-containing protein: MKIFFRLLPWLILIVAGYLFISKKFSINTSVESKHQLLVEKIETIGKLELVRYQISDVLEHKNKTDFLPEASVLLIVKAEAVGCIDLTKITREDISIDADTAVVNLPQPEICYVKIDHKNSRVYDTKMAFFREASLVDEAYKAAERQVTAEVNKSSILAQTKTNAITVLKPIVEGLGYKNVKFTFE; this comes from the coding sequence ATGAAGATATTTTTCCGTCTCTTACCCTGGTTAATTTTAATTGTTGCAGGCTACTTATTTATCTCCAAAAAGTTCAGTATCAATACCTCTGTTGAAAGCAAACATCAGCTTCTGGTAGAAAAAATCGAGACTATCGGTAAACTGGAGCTGGTGAGGTACCAGATCAGCGATGTTTTGGAGCATAAAAATAAAACAGATTTTTTACCTGAAGCCAGTGTTTTATTAATTGTAAAAGCCGAAGCCGTAGGTTGTATCGATCTTACCAAAATTACCCGCGAAGATATTAGCATTGATGCGGACACCGCTGTAGTAAATTTACCACAGCCCGAAATCTGTTATGTAAAAATCGATCATAAAAACTCCCGTGTTTACGACACGAAGATGGCTTTTTTTCGCGAGGCCAGTTTGGTAGATGAGGCTTATAAAGCTGCTGAAAGACAGGTGACTGCAGAGGTTAATAAATCGAGTATTTTAGCACAGACTAAAACAAATGCCATAACGGTGCTTAAACCAATTGTTGAAGGTTTGGGCTATAAAAATGTGAAGTTTACTTTTGAGTAG
- the ilvA gene encoding threonine ammonia-lyase IlvA produces MNTTTPNTLDFQSAAQRLKGVVKRTPLEFNAGLSAHYNANIYLKREDLQIVRSYKLRGAYNKISTLPQDALINGVVCASAGNHAQGVAYSCKKLGIKGVIFMPEITPKQKVKQTYMFGGDSVEVILVGDTFDDCLKEALAYSAEKSATFIPPFDDEKVIEGQATVGVEIYEDLPDLDILVMPVGGGGLASGVSAYMKTVKPDVKLVGVEPLGAPSMVTAMEHGGPYTLEEIDRFVDGAAVKRIGHITYEYCKELLDQMHLIPEGKICTTILKLYNEDAIVVEPAGALSVAALDQLRDQITDKTVVCIVSGGNNDIERMQEIKEKSLLFEGLKHYFIVRFPQRPGALKLFVNEVLGPQDDITRFEFIKKTNKENGPALVGIELSNKNDYASLLQRMKDFKFEIIELNQDQTLFEYLV; encoded by the coding sequence ATGAATACTACAACACCAAATACACTAGATTTTCAATCTGCAGCCCAACGATTAAAAGGCGTGGTAAAACGTACGCCTTTAGAGTTTAACGCCGGACTTTCTGCTCATTATAATGCCAATATTTATTTAAAAAGAGAAGATCTCCAGATTGTACGTTCCTACAAATTACGTGGTGCTTACAACAAAATAAGTACATTGCCGCAGGATGCTTTGATTAACGGTGTTGTGTGTGCAAGTGCGGGCAACCATGCACAGGGCGTAGCCTATTCATGTAAAAAACTCGGCATTAAAGGTGTTATTTTTATGCCCGAAATTACCCCTAAACAAAAAGTTAAACAAACTTATATGTTTGGTGGCGACAGTGTAGAAGTGATTTTAGTTGGCGACACCTTCGACGATTGCTTAAAAGAAGCGCTGGCTTACAGTGCCGAAAAATCGGCTACTTTCATTCCCCCTTTTGATGACGAAAAAGTAATTGAAGGACAGGCAACAGTTGGTGTTGAAATTTATGAAGACCTACCGGATTTAGATATCTTAGTGATGCCTGTTGGTGGTGGTGGTTTAGCATCAGGCGTGAGTGCCTATATGAAAACCGTTAAACCTGATGTAAAACTGGTTGGCGTTGAGCCTTTAGGTGCACCATCAATGGTTACGGCCATGGAACACGGCGGCCCTTATACTTTAGAAGAAATAGACCGTTTTGTGGATGGTGCCGCTGTAAAACGGATCGGACACATTACGTACGAATATTGTAAGGAACTTCTTGATCAGATGCATTTGATCCCTGAAGGAAAAATCTGTACCACCATATTAAAACTTTATAACGAAGATGCCATTGTAGTTGAACCTGCAGGAGCACTCTCTGTGGCCGCATTAGATCAGCTTAGGGACCAGATTACTGATAAAACGGTAGTTTGTATCGTTAGCGGTGGAAACAACGATATAGAGCGCATGCAGGAGATTAAAGAAAAATCTTTACTTTTCGAAGGTCTAAAACATTATTTTATTGTACGTTTCCCGCAGAGACCAGGTGCTTTAAAATTATTTGTGAATGAGGTTTTAGGTCCGCAGGATGATATTACCCGTTTCGAGTTTATTAAAAAAACGAATAAAGAAAATGGCCCTGCATTGGTGGGTATCGAACTTTCGAACAAAAACGATTATGCGAGTTTATTGCAGCGCATGAAAGACTTTAAATTTGAAATTATCGAATTAAACCAGGATCAGACTTTGTTTGAATATTTGGTTTAA
- a CDS encoding 2-isopropylmalate synthase: protein MIHDPNKVYIFDTTLRDGEQVPGCQLDTNQKVEIAKSLELLGVDVIEAGFPVSSPGDFNSVIELSKAVTNPIICALTRANKNDIDVAADALRYAKRPRIHTGIGSSDFHIKHKFNSTREEILERAVEAVRYSKKFVEDVEFYAEDAGRADIEFLAKMVEAVIAAGATVVNIPDTNGYCLPDQYGSKILYLKENVKNIDKAIISVHCHNDLGLATANSIAGLQNGARQVECTINGIGERAGNTSMEEVVMILKTHKILGLNTQIDATRFYEMSHMVRNQMNMPVQPNKAIVGGNAFSHSSGIHQDGFLKNRENYEIIKPEDVGFPDATIVLTARSGRHALKHHLDRLGHKLEKDHLDIVYKQFLVLADSKQGINDHDLNQLVALHLA from the coding sequence ATGATTCACGACCCGAACAAAGTTTATATTTTCGACACCACATTGCGTGATGGCGAGCAGGTACCAGGCTGCCAGTTAGATACAAACCAAAAAGTAGAAATCGCAAAATCACTTGAGCTTTTAGGTGTAGATGTGATTGAAGCTGGTTTCCCGGTATCCAGTCCAGGAGATTTTAATAGCGTAATCGAGTTATCGAAAGCGGTTACCAACCCGATTATCTGTGCCTTAACCCGTGCGAATAAAAACGATATCGATGTGGCTGCTGATGCTTTGCGTTATGCTAAAAGACCTCGTATCCACACGGGTATCGGTTCTTCCGATTTCCACATTAAACATAAATTTAACAGTACCCGCGAAGAAATTTTAGAACGTGCTGTGGAAGCTGTAAGGTATTCGAAAAAATTTGTGGAGGATGTGGAGTTTTATGCAGAAGATGCTGGCCGTGCTGATATCGAATTTTTAGCTAAAATGGTTGAAGCCGTAATTGCAGCAGGTGCTACCGTGGTAAATATTCCAGATACCAATGGTTATTGCTTGCCAGACCAATACGGTTCGAAAATTCTTTATTTAAAAGAAAACGTAAAAAATATCGACAAAGCCATTATCTCTGTGCATTGCCACAACGATTTAGGCCTGGCTACAGCGAATTCTATCGCTGGATTACAAAATGGTGCCCGTCAGGTAGAATGTACCATTAACGGCATCGGAGAGCGTGCAGGCAATACATCAATGGAAGAAGTTGTCATGATTTTGAAAACGCACAAAATTTTGGGTTTAAATACCCAGATTGATGCTACCCGCTTTTACGAAATGAGTCACATGGTGAGGAACCAGATGAATATGCCGGTACAACCGAACAAAGCAATTGTTGGTGGAAACGCATTTTCACACAGTTCTGGCATTCACCAGGATGGTTTCTTGAAAAACCGTGAGAACTACGAAATTATTAAACCGGAAGATGTCGGTTTCCCCGATGCAACCATCGTATTAACGGCAAGAAGCGGTCGCCATGCTTTAAAACACCATTTAGACCGTTTAGGCCACAAATTGGAAAAAGATCATTTAGATATTGTTTACAAACAGTTTTTGGTTTTGGCCGATAGCAAACAAGGCATTAACGACCACGATTTAAACCAATTGGTGGCTTTGCACTTGGCTTAA